The DNA region TGAAATAATCGCAATTTAGTTTTGGGAAACATCTTAGAATATACCAATTTCTCCATCTATCAGTCATTGGCAATTTCAATTACTTACTACAAAGATATATCGGCTTGCTCCAACCAAATCGATTCACAGTTCAAGTCATTTGGAAAATGATATTTCTAATATTATACACTGTCTAAAAGGAAATTCAACTGAACGAATTcgttttgaaaatttcaattccTCCAAATTTATGCGGAATCTAGAACGAAAATAAGCCTGAAGGATATATCGAGTTTTATGAtgatttccttatttttttaaaaactctttGCTGAAGTAAGCGCTATTTTAAAGGCTTcatgttttattaaaaacagaAGTTCTAGGTCACGTCTTCAGTAGTAACAGCCATGGTCAAAATATCAGCTACATAAAGCTGTGTATCCACACTCAAATCAGTTTTGTCAAACTCGTCGAAGATGGAACCATTTCTAATTTCGTCAAACGCGCACTTCAAACACGAAAATTACTGCAAACAACACTATCTACGTTCAAATTTGCTTCAAACGCAACACGTTTGTCATACAAATTTGAGTGGACACACAGCTTAAGCCAGACTTTCATTGAGAGTAATATATTTCAGAATTTTAGTGAAATTAACTTGTAAATCGTTCCTTATtctcatttatttaaatattcttGGGCTCCAACGTAAGGTTATGTAAGACTAATCCATAAGGAACTTTCAGCTGGTAAAATGATTCGACATTATAATAGGTTAGGTTAAGGTAAGCAAACTTGATTTGTTGtatgattttgtttttctacCAATTATTCAATTTTGTAAGCAGTAGACTAAGAACAGTGGACCCTAGAAACGTACACAAATGGATCCAGCATATTGTTCCACTGTACAAAGATTCTTTGTTCTGCCTTAGAGGACATTTCATACCAAATTTTTTGCTAAACTCATTCCAAAAATTAACCATGGGACTCAAGAGGCGCAGACTAACTTGGGCTGTTGGTGCTGACAAATGAGAATAAAAAAGGATTCTGAAATTATTCTCTCTCAAAAATGCACTTTGTGAAAGCGTCATGGAAGGAAGAGCAAAAGGattttttgaaagattttttttttggtttttcattagtaagaaaaaagtaatttgttttgtgattttcgcatttgattttataatttttatttcagtttcagtttcttggtttttgaatttttttttaaattttaaattttttattttttttttttgttttgtaattatttCGATTGTTTCTTCcgttttttttgcttgtttcgatttgtgtttttgtaaaattgaatttacatataaataattaatatacaatttgtttcgtttatatttttagttagttttttgttgttttttgaatattatataCCCGCAtcattatacatacatttttatatCATGTACATAGTAATTCTTAGAATCCCGATGTGTATAacagtttgtttttctttcgttttgaAGTGGAGTGACATGAGTAGACGAGGGAAAGGAAGGAGCAGGATCAGGAGCGGGAGGACAGGCAAATGGGGGGGAAGGAAGGGCAGTATTATGCcctccatatatatatatatatacatatatatggtaTATGTATGCAAATGTGGTggatttatattatataataataataataatcataataataattataataataactCGTAATCGAAtgcttaaaaactaaaactaaaatctAAGcgtaaattgtttttgttttttgttttcttcgtgtttttgttgtgttggtTTATCattcagtttgcttttgtttttgctttcgtATAAAAAGGAGAACTATAAATGTTACATGGAAGTGGGTGAAGTGTAGATGCATTTGGGATGGGGGCGGGGGGGagtaactttttgttttttgattttaagcACCAGAACAGAGGATTGACCGTTCGTTTAAATAGTTAAAGGACTTTACTTCCttggaaataaataaagttaaaCCAGATTGAGAGGAATGCAGAAAGGTAATCGAATAGGGCAACGTGTGGGGGCGGGTGCGGGGGGTCGTGAGTGCGTTTAGTTAGTTGCTTAATAAGAAtgaatttacaatttttaattaaatgcactaaatgtaataaattattaaaacgtatttaataaaaaaaaacgtaaattaataaaaacaaaaaaaaaaccatctaAACTGGGACAAGGAGCgaaaacgaagaagaaaaaaatagaataaaaataaccAAGTGGCGACCTCCTAATCCTCCAAATCCATAGACAATTCATGCTAATTTACAAtacacatgtatgtgtgtgtgtgtgtgtgtgtttgttattTCTCCAGTATTcagcttctttttttctttttttttttgtagttggttctagttttcagttttttaaGTTCAGTCGTCGCCATCAGGGTAGCCTCCTCTGCCTCCTCTGTggtggttgctgctgctgctgctgcggatGCGGATGCGGCTGCTGGTGTCCGTGTCACTTGTCCGTGCGAAATAGCTGGGCGAGATTGGCATTCTGATTGCTATCCATTATGTTCCCATCCACAGCTCCAATTAGCGTTTTGTTGTGCGTTTGCATGGGCGGTAAATTGGCAATTTGGACTTCGTGGCGGAACAGCTGATTGACACTACGTCCCACTAGCTGGGCAGTTAGCTTCTTGAACAGATCCTTTTTGGCCCGATCGACTTTGTTGCCCTTGACCGGAGCCACGGCGATTTTCTCATCGAATTTCTGTATATCGGCAGCATTCACGCTGGGAATGTGCTGCAGCACCTCGGTGAGTATGGGAAATTTGGGACGCAGTAGCTCATAGAATTGGACACCGAGAGTGATGAGACCCGATTGATTTGCCTCATGCTGGCCATGAACTTGCATGCCCTGCAGAACGGCAGTAAAGGCACTCACCGCCTTATTCTCATCAATGAGATGCGGTTCGGCGGCCAGGAAACGCATCACTGGAGCTGCTATATTCACGGCCTTCATGTTGCACATGCCATCGTTCCAGGCAATGGCCCGGAGCAGTGTTAATAGTATATAGTTACCGATTTGTTCGTTCCTCAACAGTTTGCCGCCCAGATCCGAGATGATGTCCGAGAGTAGAGCCGATTGGGCCGCCCGTGACTGCGGAGCACTGTCCATTGAATGCTCCTCGTTCTCCATGGCCATTGCATTGGCTGTTGTCGAATGATCGGCTCCAATTTGACCGCCAACCAGGGCAATCTTCAGGACATCCAAATATTCGCGGGTCAATGTGCGATTCAGCTGATCCTCGAGCACTTCCTGGGTGTCATTGACCTCACCATTCAGTTGGCCACTCTCGTATAGCGACGATATATACAGCCAGCGGCGCGACAAACGTTCACACATCAATGGCGTGAGATGTGCAAAAAGGGGAACCAGAACTGATCCATAGAAACTGGGTGGGCAGGAGTATACAAAGGGTTTGAAGAACACCCGGATTATGGGCCTCATCCGATAGTCGGGCACAATATCCAGGCAGCTGAATATATTCGTTATTATAGCATCCGATAGACCCATCAGCTGGTAAAGATCTCGCCCGAGCGATGGACCCGCCGAACCCATCAAATGATAACAACCCTCGACAAGGAGCAGCAGGAATGTTTGCGTCTTCTCGAATGGTGTGGGTTCCGCCTTAATAGTCGTATCCAGGGGATCAGCGGGTATGGCACAAATGCCCATTAGCAGCTTCTTCTCATGTTCCATCATGCCATGGATTTTCTTATAGCCCTCGGACAGGGCCGCTGAGGCTCTTGGCGTGAACATCTCGTTGAGCACGCGCATGAGGGCGAGTATGTGGGAGAGCAATGGCACCACATGCTTGGTCGCCGGATTTCGGCATATGGGATTACCCAGTTCCGTGCATCCAATGACGAAGCCACCGCGTTGAGCCCTATCGGGATCATCGGGCCATGTGCAACGTTTTACCACACCCAAGACCACATGCAATGCATCTAGGAGTCGGGAACGATTCTGCAGGCATGGATCCATCTCAGGCAGCATTATCTCCGGCGATTTGTCCAATCCCACAAAACGTATGAAGTTCAATGGTGTCTTTAGCACCTCTCCGAATGCCGCCCATTCCGCCCGCTTTTCCTGTATGATATGCTCAATGAACAAAGTTTGCCGCTCAAAATCACAGAAATGATTCGATATCAAGATGAGGGACTCCTGCAAGGTGGTGCTAACCAGCCGGCACAGCTGGTGCGAATGTTGTTGATCCTTGAGCAGCATCTCCACATGACCATTGATTTGCTCGAACAcgggcagcagcagcagtggaTACTTGTGGGCCAGTTTAACCAGCAGCGAGGCGGCATGACGCCTTAAGTTCTTGGCCGACTTCTGTTGCACCTTCTCCAGTTCGTTGGGTGGCTTGAGTACCAATGCCCGAAAGATTTTGTCCAAGACGCGTGGAAGTAAATTAACTCCACTCATGGCCACACAATTGTTTGGTGTCAACTGGCAGGACGACATGCTAAGGAAGACGAACAGGGCCGAAATGCATGACAGGAGGATGGAATAGATCAACGGATTTGTTGTCTCCAGTTTGATGCAGTCTTCAAGGAGGCGCAAACCTGCCGTTACCGATGGCCGTTCGGCCACCAGTAGGATGCGACTGAGGACACCATCCAGCACACAGACCAATGCATCCCATTCCAAGTAAATGGGATCCAGAACACTACAGGACATCGATGAGCCGTTGCTGGCCTGCTGCTCTACGGCAGCCAAACGGAGACGGGTCTGCAGCCACTGCTCGCAATAGCCATACGTTATCAGAGGCTGGACCAGAGTGGCCAGACGAAAGATCTCCAGAAAATCGGTGCGACAGCGAAAGAAGAACAAAGCGAACTCCTCTTCGCTATCAAATTCCAAGATTATGTAGTACTCTGTGGGACGTCGGCTACTGTTAGAAGCTGCAGGGCAATTGGTGGGATAAGGCAATTTCACAATTCTTGGCGCTATGGTGTGTATGAGCTTGGGAATGTAGGTGACCAGGGCATAGTCCTTTGATGAATTCTCATGCTTGAGCAGCAGCTGCCAGATAAGTGCCGCCCCATGGGCCACCGATAGAGATGGATGCTGCACCAGTTGCAGTAGACACTCGAGCAGAATCTCTAAATGGGCCGGACGCTGGATAGTTTCATCTTTGCCCCACAATGCAACCAATTGCTGCACCATTCCATTTAAAACTTGATTCAGTTTCTTTAGGAAATTATGCTCCTGCTCAATCGAAGTCTCCGTTGGTGGTGTTCCAGCTCCAGATACATCAGCAGGCGATTGGCTGCAACTGCTCATGGCCGACGAGTAGATTAAACGCATCAATTCCTCCTGATACAATTGCATTAGCGGCTTACGTTCCTTGACCTGACCCTTGCGATTCGTAATCAGTCCCAGGCACTCGGCCGCATTGCATTGGAATGCCTTGTCGTTTAGTAGGATGCAGAGGAAGTGCAACAATTTACCATTGCTGGACATAATGTGTTGTATGCTAACCCATTCCACAAATCCACTTAGGGTCAGTAGTGCCATTTCCACAACACGCGAATGGGCTTTGGCCTGCTGAAAATTGGCCCGGCTGGTAGTCTCACGGAAAGCGGTCACATGCTGCTCGACGAGGCGCAAAAAGAATTCGAATATATCATTCATGTTGTTATTTAGAGCCTGATACATATCCTTGCGCCGTTGATTCGATTCAATCGTTTGTAGCAGGGCCACATCCTCGACCAGTCGGAGAAACACCAAAAGGACCAGCTCCGTTTGGGCCTCCCCCTGATTGCAGGCTTGGCTTAGTTCAGGCATCAGATCGGACCATTGCTGGGGCCATTCGCGCTTTATCATCTCGACAATGATGCGCGACAGGGCATCCTTTAGGTGCAACAGTCGCTTATCTTCCGCAGGACCGACGCCCAAATTAAGCATTTTAATGGCATTATCCTTGATGAAGACCTTCTCCTCGTGAGTGATTTGAttccatttgaatttaatcGTATACTCCATCAATTGCAAACCAAAATGATGGGCCTGCTGATTGAACTGGGGCGAACTGGCCAAATAGAGGCCGACTTGAGCGCAAAGTGGCGATTCCTCCTTAAACCGCTCACAGGCCATATAGGCTTCCAGGCGGGCCTGCTGTGTGGTCGTCGGTTGCATGATCATATCTACAGCCTGGGCCAGTTCCAAGGCCAATGCTTCAGTGCCTCCAAGCTGAGACATCTCACCACCTAAGTAGAACAATGGGCAGaccaacagagagagagaaggagaggcAAATCAAATGTCATACTCAATTTCCATTGCAATTTGCGAAATTCATTTTCTTGTCTACTTACTCTTTTACTCCTCCTGCCAGACAGCTatttttctgttctgttctttTACGTCCTCCTCCTCTCCCtacttcttttctttctttcgttattcttttttttcaagcGTGCTTCGTTCTTAGTTTCTTGGTGTTGGtatgtgtggtgtgtgtgtgtgtgtgcgatgttgttgctgttgttggcgCCTTTCAGTGGCAGTGGCTGCTTGATAAAATAATGGTTAAGcttctttttttcgtttatgTATTGCTCCCTCTTTCTCACAagcgctctctctttctcgttCCAAACAATAGTCCCAAATTCCTGCCAACCGtctacatttaaatattaaaatatttattataaggGTAACAGTTAGTTGATTTTCACATTTAGGGAACAGCAGCCTCCTGCTCTGAAATTAATTTTCCGGCTATAGCAATGCGTGTGAAATGGTATTTTTTAGAAAGGAGAGGGGCAAGCGGGGGGAGACTGCAATATGTGTGTTAAGAACAATGTGCAAATAGTGAACGACCATCGATATTTATCGATAGGCGCCTAAAATGAAGACATCTAAACTAGTTCCGGAtcacaatatttaatttaggAGCCAATGTgcttgttaaatacctttgcATAACCCAGAAATATTATTggtttgaattgaattttagTGTACTACAAATAAGCACTCTAATATACGTTTTACTTGTCTGTTTATGAAGTAAATTATTTTCCTCAAAACCACTTGGAGGCGGTTCTAAGGGTGATTGCCATCGAATGAATGGAAAATTATTATCGATAGAAtgcatttatttttgatttaacGCGCCAAATTTGCATTCCCTAATTCAAAATTACTTTTGTTTCTTAGAAATAAAGAATTTACGAGAAGATTCtgtaaaaattcaattatcgaATTTTGCACATGGCTTGGAAAATTCACAACATAACCGTTTTCCAACACTAATCACcgatgacaacaacaacaacagccggCACATGTATGTGTGCAAAATTAGTGCGCTTGTGTTGAAATGTCAGAATCAATTTAAAACCTAAGGGAAGAGTAGTtagtatataatttttgttagcAATTTATAATAAAGCTAGCAAGCGACCAAGCACAATGGAGTGGTTTGAGATTGAACTAAATGGCGAACGGACTACAACATTTCCGCAGCTTCCTGTTCCATGGTTCGCTGTCGAAGATGCCGACAATGATGAGGAATTAGTAGAACTGGAAGGAGAAGAAAGCGGTAAGTGATGTACTTTATTTCAttgcatttttctttatttatcttgaaatttttggGCATTTCTATCTGGTAAGCCTCCTTAACGGGCGGCATCATTTTTGGCGGCAAATGGGGTTGGATGACCCGACGCTATGCATCCGATGCCACTTTGATTATATCCTGTTTGGAAACGGGCTACATCATTGCCCGTCACGTCTTTTGGACTGAGCACAATGATGATCCTGCCGATAATCGTTCAACATGCACCAGCATACGTTGTGTGGAAGAACTCTATCCCAATCAGGCCAGCAAACAACTAACAATTCTGGCCATTTGCCTAGAGACATGGACTCGGGGCGATCGCATGAATACCATGGAGACCCATTTGGCCATTTACTCTGTTAAATGGAATCAAGTGCTGCGTCGCATTCATCTCGATGGCATCTTGGGCAGCACTTTGACTTTCCTCAGCCCAGAAATATGCTGGCGCACGCAAAATTTTCGTCATTTCGATGGTTGCCTGGCAATCGGTTCCGATGATGGTACAATATTGATAATGGATTTGAATTTTAAACATCTTCGGAGCAATCGACAATCGAATCCCCTTGAGAGTGCACCCATTGTGGAGATTGAACGCATATCCAGTCAATTTCAAAGCATTAGCATTGAGTCTCACATGAAGAAATGCCGGATGAAGTATAATCATTCGGCTGTGGAAATTAATGGTATGATCAAAATCAGTATGAGTTCCCAACAAATCTAGTAATCTTTCTATGCTTTCAGTTGCAAATGGCGGCGTACGGTGTCTGGTGGTCATTGATTTAATTGATGGTTTCGCCGCTGGCCTTGATAATGGACAAATAATTCTATACGATCTGAAGGGAATGAAACTTCTAACCATCTTGCGTACAGTAGAAGATTTGGGCAATGTATCGGT from Drosophila willistoni isolate 14030-0811.24 chromosome XL unlocalized genomic scaffold, UCI_dwil_1.1 Seg141, whole genome shotgun sequence includes:
- the LOC6641092 gene encoding exportin-5, whose amino-acid sequence is MSQLGGTEALALELAQAVDMIMQPTTTQQARLEAYMACERFKEESPLCAQVGLYLASSPQFNQQAHHFGLQLMEYTIKFKWNQITHEEKVFIKDNAIKMLNLGVGPAEDKRLLHLKDALSRIIVEMIKREWPQQWSDLMPELSQACNQGEAQTELVLLVFLRLVEDVALLQTIESNQRRKDMYQALNNNMNDIFEFFLRLVEQHVTAFRETTSRANFQQAKAHSRVVEMALLTLSGFVEWVSIQHIMSSNGKLLHFLCILLNDKAFQCNAAECLGLITNRKGQVKERKPLMQLYQEELMRLIYSSAMSSCSQSPADVSGAGTPPTETSIEQEHNFLKKLNQVLNGMVQQLVALWGKDETIQRPAHLEILLECLLQLVQHPSLSVAHGAALIWQLLLKHENSSKDYALVTYIPKLIHTIAPRIVKLPYPTNCPAASNSSRRPTEYYIILEFDSEEEFALFFFRCRTDFLEIFRLATLVQPLITYGYCEQWLQTRLRLAAVEQQASNGSSMSCSVLDPIYLEWDALVCVLDGVLSRILLVAERPSVTAGLRLLEDCIKLETTNPLIYSILLSCISALFVFLSMSSCQLTPNNCVAMSGVNLLPRVLDKIFRALVLKPPNELEKVQQKSAKNLRRHAASLLVKLAHKYPLLLLPVFEQINGHVEMLLKDQQHSHQLCRLVSTTLQESLILISNHFCDFERQTLFIEHIIQEKRAEWAAFGEVLKTPLNFIRFVGLDKSPEIMLPEMDPCLQNRSRLLDALHVVLGVVKRCTWPDDPDRAQRGGFVIGCTELGNPICRNPATKHVVPLLSHILALMRVLNEMFTPRASAALSEGYKKIHGMMEHEKKLLMGICAIPADPLDTTIKAEPTPFEKTQTFLLLLVEGCYHLMGSAGPSLGRDLYQLMGLSDAIITNIFSCLDIVPDYRMRPIIRVFFKPFVYSCPPSFYGSVLVPLFAHLTPLMCERLSRRWLYISSLYESGQLNGEVNDTQEVLEDQLNRTLTREYLDVLKIALVGGQIGADHSTTANAMAMENEEHSMDSAPQSRAAQSALLSDIISDLGGKLLRNEQIGNYILLTLLRAIAWNDGMCNMKAVNIAAPVMRFLAAEPHLIDENKAVSAFTAVLQGMQVHGQHEANQSGLITLGVQFYELLRPKFPILTEVLQHIPSVNAADIQKFDEKIAVAPVKGNKVDRAKKDLFKKLTAQLVGRSVNQLFRHEVQIANLPPMQTHNKTLIGAVDGNIMDSNQNANLAQLFRTDK